A window of Campylobacter cuniculorum DSM 23162 = LMG 24588 contains these coding sequences:
- the queF gene encoding preQ(1) synthase, producing MHYGEKEIKKFDANKDLELWKNEAENDYIIKITLPEFCCLCPRSGYPDFATIYLEYIPDEFVVELKAVKLYINSFMHKYISHEASVNEIYQTLKNKLKPKWIKVVGDFNPRGNVHTLIECRSDMVIPH from the coding sequence ATGCATTATGGAGAGAAAGAAATCAAAAAATTTGATGCAAACAAAGATTTAGAACTTTGGAAAAATGAAGCAGAGAATGATTATATCATTAAAATCACCTTGCCAGAATTTTGTTGTCTTTGTCCAAGAAGTGGCTATCCGGATTTTGCGACAATTTATCTTGAATACATCCCTGATGAATTTGTGGTGGAGCTTAAAGCCGTGAAACTTTATATCAATTCTTTTATGCATAAATACATCAGCCACGAAGCAAGTGTTAATGAAATTTATCAGACCTTAAAAAATAAACTTAAGCCAAAATGGATTAAAGTTGTGGGAGATTTTAATCCACGTGGAAATGTCCATACTCTTATAGAATGCAGAAGTGATATGGTGATACCGCATTAG
- a CDS encoding restriction endonuclease — MSFKQNIRKDIRDFYKDKNCVMLGICGKSENTKIEIDHKDGRKNNQRISDTKTQKLEDFQPLSKAANDAKRQICKLCKETNKRWKARNIQGNPYDFYRGDEDYTEELGCVGCYQYDPVEYRKESVRRIAKEAIDFILQKIYGNS; from the coding sequence TTGTCTTTCAAGCAAAACATAAGAAAAGACATTAGAGATTTTTATAAGGATAAAAACTGTGTTATGCTTGGAATTTGTGGCAAAAGTGAAAATACAAAAATAGAAATTGACCACAAAGATGGCAGAAAAAACAATCAACGCATCAGTGATACAAAAACACAAAAACTTGAAGATTTTCAACCCTTATCTAAGGCAGCAAATGATGCAAAAAGACAAATTTGCAAACTCTGCAAGGAAACGAATAAAAGATGGAAAGCCCGAAATATTCAAGGCAATCCCTATGATTTTTATAGGGGCGATGAGGACTACACGGAGGAGCTTGGCTGTGTGGGTTGCTATCAATACGACCCTGTGGAGTATCGCAAAGAAAGTGTAAGAAGAATAGCCAAAGAGGCGATAGATTTTATCTTGCAAAAGATTTATGGAAACTCATGA
- a CDS encoding DNA adenine methylase, producing MNYIGSKFRLLPFLYEHISKSLEKRHLRLQDCVFADIFAGTCAVSKFFKNKVKRIIANDKEFYSFVLAKNYIQNSTPLKQSEELIHILNNAIPLIKGKIYTHYALGGGENRQYFSDNNAIKIDSIRTQISLWKKENFINDAQYYFLLASLLESADKVANTASVYGAFLKNLKKSACKDLDLKAAFFELSANSHQAFNQNVEDLIDNITADILYLDPPYNTREYGANYHLLNSIALYDDFIPQGKTGLRIYEKSAWCKRNLVESALAELIEKAQAKFVFLSYNDEGLLHLEQIAQIFKKYGKYSFKTQIHNRFKADSQRIQKQQKTLEYLHILEKN from the coding sequence ATGAATTACATCGGTTCTAAATTCAGACTTTTGCCCTTTTTGTATGAACATATAAGCAAAAGTTTAGAAAAGAGGCATTTGCGATTGCAAGATTGTGTGTTTGCTGACATTTTTGCAGGAACTTGTGCTGTGAGTAAATTTTTTAAAAACAAGGTCAAAAGGATTATCGCTAATGACAAGGAATTTTATAGCTTTGTTTTGGCAAAAAATTATATACAAAATTCCACTCCTTTAAAACAAAGCGAAGAATTGATTCATATCTTAAACAACGCAATTCCTTTAATCAAGGGCAAAATTTACACTCATTATGCTTTGGGCGGAGGAGAAAACAGACAATATTTTAGTGATAATAATGCTATAAAAATTGATTCCATACGCACACAAATTTCATTATGGAAAAAAGAAAATTTTATCAATGATGCGCAGTATTATTTTTTGCTCGCTTCTTTGCTAGAATCCGCCGATAAGGTCGCAAATACCGCTTCTGTGTATGGAGCTTTTTTAAAAAACCTTAAAAAGAGTGCTTGTAAGGATTTGGATCTAAAGGCTGCGTTTTTTGAGTTGAGTGCAAATTCTCATCAAGCATTCAATCAAAACGTTGAGGATTTGATTGACAATATCACCGCAGACATACTCTATCTTGACCCGCCCTACAACACAAGAGAATATGGAGCAAATTATCATCTTTTAAATTCCATTGCCCTCTATGATGATTTTATACCGCAGGGTAAAACAGGGCTTAGAATCTATGAAAAATCTGCTTGGTGCAAAAGAAATTTAGTAGAATCTGCTCTTGCAGAACTCATTGAAAAGGCTCAAGCAAAATTTGTGTTTTTAAGCTACAATGATGAGGGCTTATTGCATTTAGAGCAAATTGCACAAATTTTTAAAAAATATGGAAAATACAGCTTTAAAACCCAAATTCATAACCGCTTTAAAGCCGACTCTCAAAGGATTCAAAAACAGCAAAAAACCTTAGAATATCTTCATATTTTGGAGAAAAATTAA
- the rpsJ gene encoding 30S ribosomal protein S10: MERIRLKLKAYDHRVLDRTVAAIVEAVKRTGADIRGPVPMPTKIKRYTVLKSPHINKDSREQFEIRVHTRMLDIVAATPDTVDSLTKLDLAPEVSVEVRAMGK, from the coding sequence ATGGAAAGAATAAGGCTTAAGCTTAAGGCTTATGACCATCGAGTACTAGATAGAACAGTTGCAGCGATTGTAGAAGCTGTTAAAAGAACAGGTGCAGACATTAGAGGTCCAGTGCCAATGCCTACTAAAATCAAACGTTATACGGTTTTAAAATCTCCACATATAAACAAAGACTCTCGTGAGCAATTTGAGATTAGAGTCCATACGCGTATGCTTGATATTGTAGCGGCGACTCCGGATACGGTGGATTCTTTAACCAAGCTTGATTTAGCACCAGAAGTTAGCGTTGAAGTTAGGGCTATGGGTAAGTAA
- the rplC gene encoding 50S ribosomal protein L3 produces MEYIVEKIGMSRTITNPSIAVTLLRVVNAKVCEVENGKALVAYAQGKKNNKCIAGQQRKYKLSAEFNRFAVLEVANTEAGDLDETPLTQAKILKVSFNSKGRGYSGVIKRHGFSGGPASHGSRFHRRHGSIGNREWPGRVQPGMKMAGHYGNVKISVKNEIVSYDTENKILVLKGAVPGYNGAMGKIRIAK; encoded by the coding sequence ATGGAATATATTGTAGAAAAAATCGGTATGAGCAGAACTATTACAAATCCAAGTATAGCCGTAACTTTATTAAGAGTTGTCAATGCAAAGGTCTGCGAGGTTGAGAATGGAAAAGCTTTAGTCGCGTATGCTCAAGGCAAAAAAAACAACAAATGCATAGCAGGACAGCAAAGAAAATACAAGCTTTCTGCAGAATTTAACCGCTTTGCTGTTTTAGAAGTTGCCAATACTGAAGCGGGAGATTTGGATGAAACTCCTCTAACTCAAGCAAAAATTTTAAAAGTCAGTTTCAATTCTAAAGGTAGAGGTTATAGTGGCGTCATTAAAAGGCATGGTTTTTCAGGAGGTCCAGCCTCTCACGGCTCAAGATTTCATAGACGTCATGGTTCTATAGGAAACAGAGAATGGCCAGGACGCGTTCAACCGGGTATGAAAATGGCAGGACATTACGGAAATGTCAAGATTAGCGTTAAAAATGAAATCGTATCTTATGATACAGAAAACAAAATTTTAGTGCTTAAGGGTGCAGTTCCCGGATATAATGGTGCTATGGGTAAAATAAGGATAGCAAAATGA
- the rplD gene encoding 50S ribosomal protein L4, with protein MSKAIVLNEKLEKTGDFELPAKYAEVNSHNLYLYVKSYLASLRANTVHTKGRSEVSGGGKKPWRQKGRGGARAGSTRTNVWVGGAVAFGPKNQRNYFQKINKKQKRLALERALEDKANKNALFVVDLLSIESGKTKDANAVIKKLGFKDVLIVKDLVDEKTFLACRNLANCYVIDTSEVNAYLVSVFNAVLIEKSALDSITKEG; from the coding sequence ATGAGTAAAGCAATTGTTTTAAATGAAAAATTAGAAAAAACAGGAGACTTTGAGCTTCCTGCAAAATACGCAGAAGTTAATTCCCACAATCTTTACTTGTATGTTAAATCTTATCTTGCAAGCCTTAGAGCTAACACCGTACACACTAAGGGAAGAAGTGAGGTCAGTGGTGGAGGCAAAAAACCTTGGAGACAAAAAGGCAGAGGCGGTGCAAGAGCAGGTTCTACAAGAACAAATGTTTGGGTAGGCGGTGCTGTGGCTTTTGGTCCAAAAAACCAAAGAAATTATTTCCAAAAAATCAATAAAAAGCAAAAAAGACTCGCGTTAGAGAGAGCTTTAGAAGATAAAGCAAACAAAAATGCACTTTTTGTGGTTGATCTTTTAAGCATAGAAAGTGGCAAGACCAAAGACGCAAATGCAGTGATTAAAAAGCTTGGCTTTAAAGATGTTTTGATTGTTAAAGACCTTGTCGATGAAAAAACCTTTTTAGCGTGTAGAAATTTAGCAAATTGTTATGTGATTGATACAAGCGAAGTTAATGCTTATTTGGTTTCTGTATTTAATGCTGTGCTTATTGAAAAATCAGCATTAGATTCGATTACAAAAGAGGGGTAA
- a CDS encoding 50S ribosomal protein L23, translated as MADITDIKTILYTEKSLNLQEKGIVVIQTSPKMTKTSLKAILKEYFGVTPKSINSLKMDGKVKRFRGRLGQRVDYKKFYVKLPDGVSLENTEV; from the coding sequence ATGGCAGATATTACAGATATAAAAACTATACTCTATACTGAAAAAAGTTTAAATTTACAAGAAAAGGGCATAGTTGTGATTCAAACTTCGCCGAAAATGACTAAAACAAGCCTTAAAGCAATTTTAAAGGAGTATTTTGGCGTCACCCCAAAGAGTATAAATTCTTTAAAAATGGACGGAAAGGTTAAGCGATTTAGAGGTCGTTTAGGTCAAAGAGTTGATTATAAAAAATTCTATGTTAAATTGCCAGATGGCGTTAGCTTAGAAAATACGGAGGTTTAA